A window from Leuconostoc mesenteroides subsp. mesenteroides encodes these proteins:
- a CDS encoding multidrug ABC transporter permease, with protein sequence MITWIEIKDTFRNKRFILFTVVFPLAWYLMILSILNGTTHNPANDYLWFTIATIIGISGNSVVTFSKKICDTYQFYKLQSQTSHYSIRRWITDQFIVQVILNSCIIFVILITGILFGALPIRWHLVLLIVLLLVMSLYLNIIGFLIGIYMDQKTITALSMPLSTGFGILMIRWDTVTSAKGVLIKIVSITQQFFPGYYIFDYIKNMGQNQSVNQSLLKFLLSILLITIPFIVIYWKKQQTISQYKSLQVSEHD encoded by the coding sequence ATGATTACTTGGATAGAAATCAAAGACACATTCAGAAATAAACGTTTTATTTTATTCACCGTCGTTTTCCCACTAGCGTGGTATTTAATGATTCTAAGTATTTTGAATGGCACAACACACAATCCGGCTAATGATTATCTGTGGTTTACAATTGCTACGATAATAGGTATTTCAGGTAATTCTGTCGTTACTTTTTCCAAAAAGATCTGCGATACCTATCAGTTTTATAAATTACAATCTCAAACTTCGCATTATAGTATCCGAAGATGGATAACTGATCAGTTTATCGTGCAAGTTATTTTGAATTCTTGTATCATTTTTGTTATTTTAATTACCGGTATCTTGTTTGGGGCTTTGCCAATTCGTTGGCATTTAGTCCTATTAATTGTTTTGCTACTTGTAATGAGTCTATATTTAAATATAATCGGTTTTTTGATCGGTATCTATATGGATCAAAAGACAATAACTGCCCTTAGTATGCCATTAAGTACGGGATTTGGCATTCTGATGATTCGATGGGATACGGTAACATCGGCTAAGGGTGTCTTGATTAAAATAGTTTCAATTACACAACAATTTTTTCCCGGGTACTATATTTTTGACTATATTAAAAATATGGGACAAAACCAATCGGTTAATCAATCGCTATTGAAATTTTTGTTAAGTATTTTATTGATCACCATACCGTTTATAGTTATTTATTGGAAAAAACAGCAAACCATATCGCAATATAAAAGTCTTCAGGTATCTGAGCATGATTAA
- a CDS encoding phosphoketolase, with protein sequence MTNYDSKEYLELVDKWWRATNYLSAGMIFLKSNPLFSVTNTPIKAEDVKVKPIGHWGTISGQTFLYAHANRLINKYGLNMFYVGGPGHGGQVMVTNAYLDGAYTEDYPEITQDIEGMSHLFKRFSFPGGIGSHMTAQTPGSLHEGGELGYSLSHAFGAVLDNPDQVAFAVVGDGEAETGPSMASWHSIKFLNAKNDGAVLPILDLNGFKIANPTIFSRMSDEEITKFFEGLGYSPRFIENDDIHDYAAYHELAAKVLDQAIEDIQAIQKDARENGKYQDGTIAAWPVIIARLPKGWGGPKYDENGDPIENSFRAHQVPLPLAQNNLKTLPAFESWMTSYRPEELFNADGSLKAEIKAIAPKGDKRMSANPITNGGANRSNLKLPNWRDFANDINEQTRGKGFSDSKRNMDMSTLSNYLGAVSKLNPTRFRFFGPDETMSNRLWGLFDVTPRQWMKKIKEPQDELLSPAGRIIDSQLSEHQAEGWLEGYTLTGRVGIFASYESFLRVVDTMVTQHFKWLRHASEQAWRNDYPSLNLIATSTAFQQDHNGYTHQDPGMLTHLAEKKSNFIREYLPADGNSLLAVQERAFSERHKVNLLIASKQPRQQWFTVEEADVLANEGLKIIDWASTAPSGDVDITFASAGTEPTIETLAALWLINQAFPSVKFRYVNVVELLRLQKKSEPNMNDERELSPEEFNKYFQADTPVIFGFHAYENLIESFFFERKFTGDVYVHGYREDGDITTTYDMRVYSHLDRFHQAKEAAEILSANGKIDQAAADTFIAKMDDTLAKHFEVTRNEGRDIAEFTDWTWSPLK encoded by the coding sequence ATGACAAATTACGATTCAAAAGAGTACTTGGAACTTGTTGATAAGTGGTGGCGTGCAACTAACTATTTGTCAGCTGGGATGATCTTTTTGAAGAGCAACCCATTGTTCTCAGTAACAAATACACCTATCAAGGCTGAAGACGTCAAAGTTAAGCCAATCGGACACTGGGGTACAATCTCAGGTCAAACATTCTTGTATGCACATGCTAACCGTTTGATTAACAAGTATGGTTTGAACATGTTTTACGTTGGTGGTCCTGGTCACGGTGGCCAAGTTATGGTTACTAATGCTTACCTAGACGGCGCATATACTGAAGATTATCCTGAAATCACTCAAGATATCGAAGGTATGAGCCACTTATTCAAGCGTTTCTCATTCCCTGGCGGTATTGGATCACACATGACAGCCCAAACACCAGGTTCATTGCATGAAGGTGGTGAATTGGGTTATTCATTGAGCCACGCTTTTGGTGCCGTTTTGGATAATCCTGACCAAGTTGCATTTGCAGTAGTTGGTGATGGTGAAGCCGAAACAGGTCCTTCAATGGCTTCATGGCACTCAATTAAGTTCTTGAACGCTAAGAATGATGGTGCCGTATTGCCAATATTGGACTTGAATGGATTTAAAATTGCAAATCCAACTATTTTCTCACGCATGAGTGATGAAGAAATCACAAAGTTCTTTGAAGGGTTGGGTTACTCACCTCGCTTCATCGAAAATGATGATATTCATGATTACGCAGCTTACCACGAACTTGCTGCTAAGGTTTTGGATCAAGCCATCGAAGATATTCAAGCTATCCAAAAGGATGCTCGTGAGAATGGTAAGTACCAAGACGGTACAATTGCTGCATGGCCTGTAATTATCGCACGTTTGCCAAAGGGTTGGGGTGGACCAAAATATGATGAGAACGGTGATCCAATCGAAAACTCATTTCGTGCTCACCAAGTGCCATTACCTTTGGCACAAAATAACTTGAAAACATTACCGGCATTTGAATCGTGGATGACCTCTTATAGGCCAGAAGAATTATTCAATGCTGATGGTTCATTGAAAGCCGAAATTAAAGCTATTGCACCTAAGGGTGACAAGCGTATGTCAGCTAACCCAATTACAAATGGCGGTGCTAATCGTTCGAATTTAAAGTTACCTAATTGGCGCGATTTTGCTAATGATATCAATGAGCAGACGCGTGGTAAAGGGTTTAGCGATAGCAAACGAAACATGGATATGTCGACGCTATCAAACTATCTTGGCGCAGTTTCAAAATTGAATCCAACTCGCTTCCGTTTCTTCGGTCCTGACGAAACAATGTCAAACCGTTTGTGGGGCTTGTTTGATGTCACACCACGTCAATGGATGAAAAAAATCAAAGAACCACAAGATGAATTACTAAGCCCTGCCGGTCGTATCATTGATTCACAATTGTCAGAACACCAAGCAGAAGGTTGGCTTGAAGGTTATACTTTGACAGGTCGTGTTGGAATCTTTGCGTCATACGAATCATTCTTGCGTGTTGTTGATACAATGGTTACACAACACTTCAAGTGGTTGCGTCACGCTTCAGAACAAGCATGGCGTAATGACTATCCATCATTGAACTTGATTGCAACTTCAACTGCATTCCAACAAGATCACAATGGATATACTCACCAAGATCCAGGTATGTTAACTCACTTGGCTGAAAAGAAGTCTAACTTCATTCGTGAATATTTGCCAGCTGATGGTAACTCATTGTTGGCTGTTCAAGAACGCGCCTTCTCAGAACGTCATAAGGTGAACTTGTTAATTGCTTCAAAGCAACCACGTCAACAATGGTTCACAGTTGAAGAAGCTGATGTATTGGCTAATGAAGGTTTGAAGATCATTGATTGGGCTTCTACTGCACCTTCTGGTGATGTTGATATTACATTTGCATCTGCAGGTACAGAACCAACAATTGAAACTTTGGCTGCATTGTGGTTGATTAACCAAGCATTCCCATCAGTTAAGTTCCGTTATGTGAACGTTGTTGAATTACTACGTTTGCAAAAGAAGTCAGAACCTAACATGAACGATGAACGTGAATTGTCACCTGAAGAATTTAACAAGTACTTCCAAGCTGATACACCAGTTATCTTTGGATTCCATGCTTATGAAAACTTGATTGAATCATTCTTCTTCGAACGTAAGTTCACGGGTGATGTATACGTGCATGGCTATCGTGAAGATGGTGACATCACAACGACATATGACATGCGTGTTTATTCACACTTGGATCGCTTCCACCAAGCTAAGGAAGCTGCCGAAATCTTGTCAGCAAATGGTAAGATTGATCAAGCAGCAGCTGATACATTCATCGCTAAGATGGATGACACATTGGCAAAGCACTTTGAGGTCACACGTAATGAAGGTCGTGATATCGCAGAATTCACTGACTGGACATGGTCACCTCTTAAGTAG
- a CDS encoding MFS transporter produces MQIDLTDKPRSLDEKWLLFGTLLSNTGNSMIWPVTTLYMTGVLHQSFTMAGLVLMVGSLISMVGSFVGGKLFDSWRPYEAMVITSFIILIAVSSLIIWNGWPVFAFFIWLANFGMGAEQTLVNSFATTIPGEKTRIVFNNMYIVLNIGVVVGTLAVGYLFDYGFNLLMMISAALYFTLMLVIVTKFNVPVVRTSTEATNDTILEGTEKVGRVGVPSQRFRLTPVLVAIGALLFITYLSYMLWETVMAPHMKSLGMPTRNYADLWIVNGITIILLQKFVSNWANRRPYQVSVILGSIIFASSFFFLIFVKEFWQIVLVFELLTIGEMLQSPQVPAWVAQITPKGVAGQAQGFVSMMISSGRVIGPIYSGMMMDRGWMKILFLSVFIVMLIITALLAITMAKRTKITVENSK; encoded by the coding sequence ATGCAAATTGACTTAACTGATAAACCGCGGTCACTTGATGAAAAGTGGCTACTTTTTGGTACTTTATTATCCAACACTGGAAACTCAATGATTTGGCCAGTCACGACACTATATATGACTGGTGTTTTGCATCAAAGTTTTACGATGGCGGGACTAGTTTTAATGGTTGGATCACTTATTAGTATGGTTGGATCATTTGTTGGTGGTAAACTATTTGATAGTTGGCGGCCATATGAAGCGATGGTAATTACGAGTTTTATCATTTTAATTGCTGTCTCCAGTTTGATTATTTGGAATGGTTGGCCCGTATTTGCTTTTTTTATTTGGCTAGCTAATTTTGGTATGGGCGCGGAACAAACGTTAGTTAACTCTTTTGCAACAACGATTCCTGGTGAAAAAACACGTATCGTATTCAATAATATGTATATTGTATTGAATATTGGGGTGGTTGTTGGGACCTTAGCAGTAGGATATTTATTTGATTACGGGTTCAACCTGTTAATGATGATTTCGGCAGCATTATATTTTACGTTAATGTTAGTTATTGTAACCAAATTTAATGTTCCGGTAGTTCGCACGAGTACTGAAGCAACAAATGACACGATACTTGAAGGAACAGAAAAAGTGGGTCGTGTAGGTGTACCAAGTCAACGTTTTCGTTTGACGCCAGTTTTAGTTGCCATTGGCGCGTTATTATTTATTACGTATTTATCCTACATGCTGTGGGAAACCGTGATGGCACCGCACATGAAAAGTTTAGGTATGCCAACACGTAATTATGCCGATTTATGGATAGTAAATGGCATAACAATTATTTTGCTTCAGAAATTTGTTTCTAATTGGGCAAACCGACGACCATATCAAGTTTCAGTTATTTTAGGCAGTATTATTTTTGCTTCTAGCTTTTTCTTCTTAATATTTGTAAAAGAATTTTGGCAAATTGTGTTAGTGTTTGAATTGCTAACGATTGGAGAAATGTTACAAAGTCCGCAAGTTCCGGCATGGGTTGCGCAAATCACGCCCAAAGGAGTAGCAGGACAGGCACAAGGGTTTGTTTCAATGATGATCAGCTCAGGTCGAGTCATTGGTCCAATTTATTCAGGTATGATGATGGATAGAGGCTGGATGAAAATTTTATTTTTGTCAGTATTTATAGTTATGTTAATTATCACAGCTTTGTTAGCAATCACAATGGCGAAACGAACGAAAATAACAGTGGAGAATAGCAAATAA
- a CDS encoding glucose-6-phosphate dehydrogenase: protein MVSEIKTLVTFFGGTGDLAKRKLYPSVFNLYKKGYLQEHFAIVGTARQQLSDEEFKQLVRDSIKDFTEDQAQAEAFIAHFSYRAHDVTDAASYGILKSAIEEAATKFDIDGNRIFYMSVAPRFFGTIAKYLKSEGLLADTGYNRLMIEKPFGTSYATAEELQSDLENAFDDDQLFRIDHYLGKEMVQNIAALRFGNPIFDAAWNKDYIKNVQVTLSEVLGVEERAGYYDTTGALLDMIQNHTMQIVGWLAMEKPESFNDKDIRAAKNAAFNALKIYNEEEVNKYFVRAQYGAGDTADYKPYLEEADVPADSKNNTFIAGELQFDLPRWEGVPFYVRSGKRLAAKQTRVDIVFKAGTFNFGSEQEAQESVLSIIIDPKGAIELKLNAKSVEDAFNTRTINLDWAVSDEDKKNTPEPYERMIHDTMNGDGSNFADWNGVSIAWKFVDAITAVYDADKAPLETYKSGSMGPEASDKLLAENGDAWVFKG, encoded by the coding sequence ATGGTTTCAGAAATCAAAACGTTGGTAACTTTCTTTGGCGGAACTGGTGATTTAGCAAAGCGTAAGCTTTACCCATCAGTTTTCAACCTCTACAAAAAAGGATACTTACAAGAACACTTTGCCATTGTTGGGACAGCTCGTCAACAATTAAGTGACGAAGAGTTTAAACAATTGGTTCGTGATTCAATTAAAGACTTTACTGAAGATCAAGCACAAGCTGAAGCATTTATCGCGCATTTTTCTTACCGTGCGCATGATGTCACAGATGCCGCTTCTTATGGTATCTTGAAGTCAGCAATCGAAGAAGCAGCAACTAAATTTGATATTGATGGTAATCGTATTTTCTATATGTCAGTTGCCCCTCGTTTCTTCGGTACAATCGCTAAATATTTGAAATCAGAAGGTTTGCTAGCTGATACTGGCTATAACCGTTTGATGATTGAAAAGCCTTTTGGTACATCATACGCCACCGCAGAAGAATTGCAAAGTGATTTGGAAAATGCATTTGATGATGACCAATTGTTCCGTATTGACCACTATCTTGGAAAAGAAATGGTACAAAACATTGCTGCATTACGTTTTGGTAACCCAATCTTTGATGCTGCTTGGAATAAGGATTATATCAAAAACGTACAAGTAACTTTGTCTGAAGTTCTGGGTGTTGAAGAGCGTGCTGGTTACTACGACACCACTGGTGCCCTTTTGGATATGATTCAAAACCACACAATGCAAATTGTTGGTTGGTTAGCAATGGAAAAGCCAGAATCATTCAATGATAAAGACATTCGCGCAGCTAAGAATGCCGCCTTCAATGCACTAAAAATTTATAACGAAGAAGAAGTAAATAAGTACTTCGTTCGTGCGCAATATGGTGCTGGTGATACAGCTGATTACAAGCCATATTTGGAAGAAGCAGATGTTCCTGCTGACTCAAAGAACAACACATTCATCGCTGGTGAATTACAGTTTGACTTGCCACGTTGGGAAGGTGTTCCCTTCTATGTTCGTTCAGGTAAGCGTTTAGCTGCCAAACAAACACGTGTTGATATTGTATTTAAGGCTGGTACATTTAACTTTGGTTCAGAACAAGAAGCACAAGAGTCAGTACTCTCAATCATTATTGATCCAAAGGGTGCGATTGAATTGAAGCTTAACGCTAAGTCAGTTGAAGATGCCTTCAACACACGCACAATTAACTTGGATTGGGCAGTATCTGATGAAGACAAGAAAAACACACCTGAACCATACGAACGTATGATTCACGATACAATGAATGGTGATGGATCAAACTTTGCTGATTGGAACGGTGTATCAATTGCTTGGAAGTTCGTTGATGCAATTACTGCTGTTTACGATGCAGACAAAGCGCCATTGGAAACATATAAGTCAGGTTCAATGGGTCCAGAAGCATCAGACAAGCTATTAGCTGAAAATGGTGATGCTTGGGTATTTAAAGGATAA
- a CDS encoding MarR family transcriptional regulator produces the protein MEKTDEIIQELNSFVQEYATNSELVVVTAGQKINSTQAHLLMLLKIVQSQTNTELAAEMNLSKPAITKAIKNLMRYHYVTAVVDDSDKRSTHYLLTEDGEKLAQLHKQAHVTMHDNIHTIMTDFTQEQQQTITQFLTKLNEIGNNS, from the coding sequence ATGGAAAAAACAGATGAGATTATTCAAGAACTTAACTCTTTTGTTCAAGAATACGCTACCAATTCTGAACTCGTAGTCGTAACCGCTGGACAAAAGATTAATTCAACACAAGCTCACTTGCTGATGTTGCTTAAAATAGTACAATCACAGACCAACACAGAATTAGCTGCTGAAATGAATCTATCAAAACCTGCTATCACCAAAGCTATTAAAAACCTGATGCGCTATCATTATGTCACAGCGGTGGTAGATGATTCTGATAAACGGAGCACTCACTATTTACTGACTGAAGACGGCGAAAAATTGGCACAACTCCATAAGCAGGCCCATGTCACTATGCACGATAATATTCATACCATTATGACTGATTTCACACAGGAACAACAGCAAACCATCACCCAGTTTTTAACAAAACTCAATGAAATAGGAAATAACTCATGA
- a CDS encoding metal ABC transporter substrate-binding protein, producing the protein MKKIIIALSAIVIIVLGVALFNGNSSSSSNQKINIVASTDFYAEIAKTVVGEQGTATAIIKDANVSPEDYEPTTTVAKKVSGADIVLANGLGYDSWLNKLAKTSKNTKLVRIGEDVLNKKAGVNPHLWNDPETMSKTANYLATELGKKDPKNRDYYKKNAKKYVASLKPVNDLITKISKKADGQTVAQTEPVFEYMLDDLGYKIMDTDFSEAIEEGNDPSPATLAALKSAITNHKIAFFVNNTQTSSSTVSNLIDLAKENNIPIVNVTETIPNGENYVSWKLKELKAIEKVTQ; encoded by the coding sequence ATGAAAAAAATAATTATAGCACTCTCTGCCATTGTCATCATCGTTCTTGGTGTTGCCTTATTCAATGGCAATTCCTCGTCGTCATCCAACCAAAAAATAAACATTGTTGCATCCACCGACTTCTACGCTGAAATTGCCAAAACAGTGGTTGGCGAACAAGGTACAGCAACCGCGATTATCAAGGACGCGAACGTTTCTCCTGAAGATTATGAACCAACAACCACGGTTGCCAAAAAAGTTAGTGGTGCTGATATCGTTCTTGCTAATGGTTTAGGATATGACTCTTGGCTAAATAAGCTTGCTAAAACTTCTAAGAATACAAAACTTGTTCGTATCGGTGAAGATGTCTTAAACAAAAAAGCAGGTGTTAACCCGCACTTGTGGAATGATCCTGAAACGATGAGTAAAACAGCAAATTATCTAGCAACCGAGCTTGGTAAAAAAGACCCTAAGAATCGCGATTATTACAAAAAGAACGCTAAAAAATACGTTGCTAGCCTGAAACCTGTGAATGATTTAATCACAAAAATATCTAAAAAAGCTGATGGTCAAACCGTTGCCCAAACTGAACCTGTTTTTGAGTATATGCTCGATGACTTAGGATACAAAATAATGGATACAGATTTCTCTGAAGCCATTGAGGAAGGTAATGATCCTTCACCCGCAACATTAGCCGCTCTTAAATCAGCAATTACGAACCATAAAATTGCTTTCTTTGTTAATAATACGCAGACATCAAGCTCAACGGTCTCTAACCTAATCGATTTAGCCAAGGAAAACAATATTCCCATTGTTAATGTAACTGAAACCATTCCAAATGGCGAAAACTATGTTAGTTGGAAGTTAAAAGAACTGAAAGCAATCGAAAAAGTGACACAATAA
- the ubiE gene encoding bifunctional demethylmenaquinone methyltransferase/2-methoxy-6-polyprenyl-1,4-benzoquinol methylase UbiE → MTLSPKNTDVKSLFNTIAPEYDKMNNIISLGSHKKWRQKVMDKMVFPKKAQIIDLATGTADWAIALAENSDADSKIIGLDFSESMLAVGQTKVDISDYSEKITLEQGDVMNLDFPDNSFDIVTIGFGLRNLPDPQQGIREMYRILKPSGQLVILETSQPDSPLVKPFWQLYFGHVMPLFGRVFAKGKYQEYKYLDETTEHFMDYMTLGQLLLKSGFKKVRISRFNLGAAAAHYATK, encoded by the coding sequence ATGACATTATCTCCAAAAAATACAGATGTGAAATCTTTATTCAATACAATCGCACCGGAATATGACAAGATGAATAACATTATCAGTCTAGGCTCACACAAAAAGTGGCGCCAAAAAGTTATGGACAAAATGGTCTTTCCAAAAAAAGCACAGATCATTGATTTAGCTACCGGAACTGCTGATTGGGCAATTGCATTGGCAGAAAATAGTGATGCTGATTCTAAGATCATTGGCTTAGATTTCAGTGAATCTATGCTTGCGGTTGGGCAAACAAAGGTTGACATAAGTGACTATTCGGAAAAAATCACACTTGAGCAAGGAGATGTGATGAATTTAGATTTTCCTGATAATAGCTTTGATATTGTGACTATTGGTTTTGGATTACGTAATTTACCTGATCCACAACAGGGAATTAGAGAAATGTATCGTATTTTAAAACCAAGCGGACAGCTTGTCATTTTAGAAACATCGCAACCCGATAGTCCCCTTGTTAAGCCATTTTGGCAGTTGTATTTTGGTCATGTTATGCCATTATTTGGACGTGTGTTTGCCAAGGGAAAGTATCAGGAGTACAAATATCTCGATGAAACGACAGAGCATTTTATGGATTATATGACCCTTGGACAATTGTTGCTAAAGTCGGGCTTCAAAAAAGTTAGAATTTCTCGTTTTAATTTGGGTGCCGCCGCCGCACACTATGCGACAAAATAG
- the menE gene encoding o-succinylbenzoate--CoA ligase has translation MENWLTKRARLTPNRIAVQYKNKQLTFREVADQAYDMAQKIATVTQDDSRVALIMNNTLTGYLVIMALQQLGKTIVFINWRLSVAEINYQIADAGVTTILTDDAYVSELSIAKQIKFSDLSTQQKITPVETFPEDFVTSIMYTSGTTSKAKGVMQTYQNHFYSAIGSALNLGLTADDCWLAVVPIFHISGFSIIMRGLIYGMCVVLQPKFDAHQVNQLLIEQPITTISVVPVMLKQLLANLPKGAHYNHHFRAMLLGGGPTDLATLNQAQDHRIPVIQSYGMTETASQIVALDAEDAVRKIGSVGKPLFSVRLKIADHNGKVSREGNIWIQSPTLTIGYLNQPDKLAEHLIDGWFNTEDYGYLDDEGYLFVQGREGDMINSGGENIFPDEVEDIYAEYPGLNRIVVVGVPDQKWGSVPIAIVLGEKLQKDALIQFGREHIAHYKIPKRFYLAHNWHTTASGKTQRKPFLAELERLKELI, from the coding sequence ATGGAAAACTGGCTTACAAAACGTGCACGACTCACGCCAAATCGGATTGCCGTACAGTATAAAAATAAACAATTAACATTTCGAGAAGTGGCTGACCAAGCATACGATATGGCCCAAAAAATTGCGACAGTTACCCAAGACGATTCTCGCGTGGCGTTGATAATGAATAATACGCTCACGGGTTATTTAGTGATTATGGCACTGCAGCAACTTGGCAAAACCATTGTTTTTATAAATTGGCGTTTATCAGTAGCAGAAATTAATTATCAAATTGCAGATGCGGGTGTGACAACAATTTTAACAGATGATGCCTATGTGAGTGAGCTAAGTATTGCTAAGCAAATTAAGTTTAGTGATTTGTCAACACAGCAAAAGATAACACCAGTTGAAACTTTCCCTGAAGACTTCGTGACAAGTATCATGTATACTTCGGGTACAACGAGTAAAGCCAAAGGCGTTATGCAAACCTATCAAAACCATTTCTATTCTGCGATAGGAAGTGCTTTGAATTTAGGATTAACAGCTGATGATTGTTGGTTAGCCGTGGTACCTATCTTCCATATTAGTGGATTTTCGATCATCATGCGTGGATTAATTTATGGTATGTGTGTCGTCCTACAACCTAAATTTGATGCGCATCAGGTTAATCAACTGTTGATTGAACAACCGATTACTACTATATCAGTCGTTCCAGTGATGTTAAAACAATTACTTGCTAATCTACCAAAAGGTGCTCATTATAATCATCATTTTCGAGCAATGCTTCTTGGTGGTGGGCCAACAGACCTTGCAACACTAAATCAGGCACAGGACCACCGAATTCCTGTCATTCAATCGTATGGCATGACAGAAACTGCCTCGCAAATTGTGGCACTCGATGCAGAAGATGCGGTTCGAAAGATTGGATCAGTGGGGAAACCATTGTTTTCAGTGCGTCTAAAAATCGCTGATCATAACGGAAAAGTATCTCGGGAGGGGAATATTTGGATTCAATCACCAACCTTAACGATTGGATATCTCAATCAACCAGATAAACTAGCTGAACATCTGATTGATGGTTGGTTTAATACTGAAGATTATGGTTATTTGGATGATGAAGGGTATTTATTCGTTCAGGGACGTGAAGGTGATATGATAAATTCAGGTGGTGAGAATATTTTCCCCGATGAGGTTGAAGATATTTACGCAGAATACCCAGGGTTAAATAGAATAGTCGTCGTCGGGGTACCGGATCAAAAGTGGGGTTCAGTGCCAATAGCTATCGTTTTGGGTGAGAAATTGCAAAAAGATGCTTTAATTCAATTCGGTCGAGAGCACATTGCGCATTATAAAATACCAAAACGATTTTATTTGGCTCACAACTGGCACACTACTGCTAGTGGAAAAACACAACGTAAACCTTTTTTAGCTGAACTCGAAAGATTAAAGGAATTGATATGA
- a CDS encoding GNAT family N-acetyltransferase: MIKIVDVTEENKAYWQNIYMQSFPAYERLDFIQLAQMAKTKESIKMALIVDEQPVGILLLVEISVQKVFVLYFAVDTNIRGRGIGSQTIDALKNQYPNGVILESEITGQQADNEVQRVKRYDFYKRNGVNDSHLVTKNMGGTFHLLRTTDDISEADYLNAVSELGIEAQVEEF, encoded by the coding sequence ATGATAAAAATTGTTGACGTAACTGAAGAAAATAAAGCCTATTGGCAAAATATTTATATGCAATCATTTCCAGCATATGAGCGACTTGATTTTATACAGTTAGCCCAGATGGCTAAGACAAAAGAGTCAATTAAGATGGCTTTAATCGTTGATGAACAACCAGTTGGTATTTTGCTACTGGTTGAAATATCGGTACAAAAAGTATTCGTACTCTATTTTGCAGTTGATACGAACATTCGTGGAAGAGGGATTGGTAGTCAAACAATTGATGCATTAAAAAACCAGTATCCCAATGGGGTCATTTTAGAATCAGAAATTACAGGTCAACAAGCAGATAATGAAGTACAACGTGTGAAACGATACGACTTTTATAAGCGCAATGGGGTTAACGATTCGCATCTCGTGACTAAGAACATGGGTGGGACTTTTCATTTATTACGTACGACAGATGACATTTCTGAGGCTGACTATCTCAACGCAGTATCAGAATTAGGCATTGAAGCCCAAGTTGAAGAATTTTAG